The window CGATCGTGGTCGCTGCGTCATTGATTATGGGGCGCGTTAGAGGGATAAAAAAGCCCGCATTGGCCGCGTTTTTACCTAACCAGATCGGGAAGGTAAATATCCTGCTGGATGTCGGGGCGAGCACCGAGTGCGATATCGATGACCTTATAAAATTCGCCATTATGGGCAGAATTTTTTATTCCGAGATGGAAAAGGTGCCGAACCCCAAGGTCGCTCTTTTAAACATCGGGAGCGAATCTCATAAGGGTACTACTATCCACAAAGCGACCTATCAGCGCTTGAACGATATGAAGATTAATTTTGTCGGTAATATCGAAGGACATGATTTGTTCTCGAGCGAGATGGACGTGATAGTCTGCGACGGCGCGGTCGGAAACGTGGCTCTGAAGGTTATTGAGGGAGTTGCCAAAACGATCACGACGCTCCTGAAGGAATCGATAAAGAGCGACCCGATGGCAAGCGTCGCGTTACCGTTATACGGAAGAGCGTTGAAGCAAATGTCGCATAAGATCGACCCGGAAGCTCATGGCGGAGTACCGTTACTGGGCGTTCGCGGCAACGTGTTTATCGGGCATGGGAAATCCGGCAGGGGGGCGATTAAAGCCGGTATTATGGCGGCGGCGAAGGCTGTCCGTACTGATGTTCTGGGAAAAATTCACCGGGATATGGAAGTTTATAATCACGAGTAGAAGCTCAAAACAGAGCCGCATGGCTCTTTTTTTATTTATACGATAGAAGAGATGAGGAGGCTGCGAATTGAAACCGGTTAAAGCGCAAATTACCGGGACCGGAATGTACGCTCCCGAGAAGGTACTTTCAAATGTCGATCTGGAAAAAATTGTTGAAACGAATGACGATTGGATAACCAGCAGAACTGGAATAAAGCGGCGGCATATTGCCGCTGACGATGAGACTACGTCCACTATGGCCGCCGAAGCGGGCAGACAGGCAATCGAGAATGCCGGGCTCAAACCCGAGGATATCGACCTCGTATTAGTCGCCAGTTTGTCGCCGGATATGATGTTTCCCGCGACCGCGTGTCTGGTTCAGGATAAGCTGAAGCTCCCTAACGCCGGTACGGTCGATGTATCCGCCGCGTGCTCGGGCTTTGTTTATTCATTTTCCATGGCGGCGGGATTGATCGGTATAGGGCTTTATAAAAATATTCTGGTAATCGGCTCCGAAGTAATGAGCCGTTTTATCGACTGGAGCGACCGTAATACATGCGTGCTCTTCGGAGACGGCGCGGGCGCGGTGGTTCTTTCCGCTGTTCCCGGGGATAGCCCGTCCGAGGTGATCGATATTATTCTGGGCGGTGACGGTTCGGGCGGCGACCAGCTTACGTTACCCGCGGGAGGGTCTAAAAACCCCGCCACCCATGAAACGGTCGACCAGAAGCTGCATTACCTGAAAATGAACGGTAACGGCGTATTCAAAGTCGCGGTGCGTTCGATGACGGATATCACCCAAGAATTAATCGACCGGAACAATGTGCCGGTGGAAAAAGTCAAACTGGTCGTCCCGCATCAGGCGAACTTCCGCATCAACGACGCGGTACGCGAACGTCTCCATATGACGGAAGCTCAGATGTTCAACAATATTTTCGAGTATGCGAATACGAGCGGCGCGACTATCCCGATCGGGATCGCGGACGCGGTACAGCAAGGCCTCCTGAAACGGGGGGATTATGTGGTGATGGTGGCGTTCGGAGGTGGTTTCACCTGGGGCGCCGTTCTGCTGAAATGGTAGAATTTAATACTTTTTATATATTCTTAGGAGGTGATTTTTATGGGCCGTGTAGAATCTAAAAATGCAATTGTAACCGGAGCCGCTCGCGGTATCGGACGCGCTATAGCGTTAAAGCTCGCGAGTGAGGGCGCAAATGTAGTAATAATCGATGTTAATCTCGATCAGGCTAACGAGACCGCGAAAGAGATTGAGAAGATGGGGCGTAAAAGTATTGCGATGAAGGTCGATGTTACCAGTTATGACGATGTGGAAAAAATGATTCAGACTGTAGCGAAGGAATGGGGCTCTGTCGATATTCTTGTGAATAACGCGGGCATCACCCGTGATAACTTAATCCTGCGAATGACCCCCGAGGACTTCGACCTTGTGATTAATATCAATCTCAAGGGCGTATTCAACGGTATTAAGGCGGTATTTCCCGTGATGATGAAGCAGAGAGCGGGCAAAATTATCAATATGGCGTCCGTAATCGGCCAGATGGGTAACGTCAGTCAGGCGAACTATGCCGCAAGTAAAGCGGGCGTAATCGCGTTGACGAAAACCGCCGCGAAAGAACTCGCGAAACGCGGGGTATGTGTGAACGCTATCGCCCCGGGTTATATTCAGACCCCGATGACCGACCAGCTTTCCGATCAGGTCAAGGACGCAATCAAGGCGATGATCCCGTTGGAACGCTTAGGTCAGCCCGAGGACGTAGCGAATATGGTGTTGTTTTTAGCCAGTAGTGAATCTGACTATGTCACCGGTCATACCTTTAATGTGGATGGCGGTATGGTGATGGCTTAATATTAGGTAAGCGGAGGTAGATATGTCCAAACGTAGAGTTGTCATTACCGGTATGGGGACAGTCAACGCATTAGGGTTGAGTGTTCAGGAATGCTGGGAGAACCTTATAGCCGGGAAATCCGGTATAACGAATATTACCAACCAGGATATGGGCGATTCCCCGTGTAAATACGCGGGAGAGATAAAGAACGAGAAGTTCATTGTCGAGAATTATATCGACCGTAAAAAAGCGGGACGTATGGACCGTTTCACCCAGTTCGGATATGTCGCGGCGAAGGAAGCTATCGAGCATAGTAAACTTCCCGAATATACCGAGCTCGATAAGGAAAATGTCGGCGTACTGATCGGATCGGGTATCGGCGGTATTTATTGTTTCTGCGATAACGTACTGATACTCGATAGACAGGGACATAAACGCGTATCGCCGCTCTTTATCCCGAAGATCATTACCGATATCACATCGGGGCATGTTTCCATAGAGTACGGATATCGCGGCCCGAACTATTCGATCAGCTCGGCCTGTGCGTCGGCGTCGCATAGTATCGCGGTCAGCTATATGCATATAATCAACGAGGACGCGGATGTGATGGTCACAGGCGGTTCCGAGGCGGCGATGAACCCGCTGGGTATCGCCGGATTCACTCAGGCTCAGGCGCTTTCGACCCATTACTACGATAACCCGGCGATATCGTCGAGACCGTTCGATACGGGACGCGACGGGTTTGTGATGGCGGAAGGAGCGGGCGTCATGGTGCTCGAAGAATACGAGCACGCTAAGAAACGCGGCGCCACGATCTACGCCGAAATGCTCGGCTACGGTATGAGCGGAGACGCGAACCATATTACAGCGCCTTGTCCCGACGGTAGCGGCGCGGCGCTCGCGATAGAGAGAGCGTTAAAGCGCTCCGGTTTGAAAATGACCGATATTCAACTTGTTAATACACACGGTACATCGACCCAGTTAGGCGACATCGCGGAAACGACCGCGGTAAAAAGAGTATTCGGGGATCATGCTTATAAGCTCAAGGTCAATTCGACGAAGAGCATGACCGGACATACTCTGGGAGCGGCGGGCGGTATAGAGGCGGTAGCTGTAGTGAAGATGCTCGAGACGGGCATTATTCATCCGACTATCAACCTTGACAACCCCGATCCCGAATGCGATCTCGATTATGTGCCTAATAAAGCGATAGAGTATCCTGTGGATTATGCTATCAGCGACTCGTTCGGTTTTGGTGGTCATAATGTTACTGTCGTATTTAAAAAGTTTCGCGGATAACCGTGCACTTGCCCCGGAGCGAAAGAAACAGCTAAAGACGCTTTGCAAACGTCTGAGAATCGGAATACATTCGCTGACGCTTCTGGATAGAGCGTTAACGCACTCTTCTTATATAGACCGTGCCAGCGAACAGCCCGAAACTTACGAACGTTTGGAGTTTTTGGGGGATTCGGTACTGAACGCCTCGGTTTCGTACCTTTTATTTAACGATCATCCCCGCTTTATGGAAGGGAAACTTTCCGCGTTTCGTTCCAGCCTTGTCGATGAAACAACGCTTGCCGAAGTGGGTATCCGTTTGGGTATCACCGAGTATATTAATCTCGGCCGCGGCGAGCGTCTATCCGATAGCCGCGCGAAAAACAAAGTCACTGCGGACGTAGTCGAATCGATTATCGCGGTACATTTCCTCGAGAAAGGGTTCGAGCCTACCTACAGGTTTGTAGAACGTATCATGCGGGAGCATATAGAACGAAGGCTTACCGACGGGATCCGCGACTATAAAACGTCCCTCCAAAAAATATCCATGGAAGTCTATAAGAAATATCCCGTATACCGGGTAATCGCCGAAATCGGCCCCGACCATAATAAAACATTCAAAATCGAGGTTGAGGTAAACGGCGATATCAAGGCGATCGGCCACGGCAGAAGTAAAAAAACCGCCGAGCAGGACGCCGCGCAGAAGGTTCTGGAAGTAATGGATCGAATGAAAATTAAGGCGGACATTGAATGAGAAGCATGACCGGATTCGCGAGCGAAATGCGCAGTACCGAAAAGTACGATATTTTTATCGAGCTGAAAAGCGTGAATTCGCGGTATTTCGAATTCAAAGTCAAATCCAGCTATTATCTGAACGAACTGGAAATTCTCATCCGAAACCTGATTTTTGAGAAGCTCAATCGCGGGAAAATCGATCTTTTTATCAAAGTGGTGGAAAAGAACGCAGACAACTACGAAGTGGTAGTCAATAAAGACCTCGCGAAGAAGTACGAGGACGCGCTGGTATCGATGGCGAAAGACCTCGGAATTGTCGCGGAGCTCGCGGTACGCGATTTTATGAATCTCGAGGGTATTATTAATCTCGAACGTGTCGGCGATGAAGAGGAGCTCGAGAAAATCATCCTCACGATGCTGAATAACCTGATCGTGAGAATAGTCGAAATGATGTACGGCGAGGGAAAAAAGACCCGCGAGGATATCGAAAACTCGCTGGCGCGCATCAACGGGAGTGTCGAAATAATCGAATCGCTGTACCCGCAGAGTATCGAAAAATATAAGGAAAACCTTCGCGAACGGATTCAGGAACTTTCCGCGAACAAGATAGAAGACAACCGCCTGATGATGGAAATTGAAATGGTATCGTCGCGTACCGCCATCAATGAGGAAATTGTGCGCCTGAAGAGCCATCTCGCGCAGTTTCATAATATTATGACCGGGAAAATCCACGGCGACAGTAAGAAACTCGACTTTATCGGACAGGAAATGAACCGCGAGGCTAATACGATCGCGTCCAAATCCAGCGACTATACTATCATTGAAAATACCATCGTCATCAAGGGAGAGATTGAAAAAATCAGGGAACAGTTGAGGAATCTGGTATGAGCGATGCTCGTTCGGGAAAGGTAATCGTAATTTCCGGACCCAGCGGCGTTGGCAAAACCTCTCTCTATAAAAAAGTTCTCGAATCGGTTAAAGATAAGCTCGATTTTTCCATATCCGTAACCACCCGCACGCCGCGCGCCGATGAAAAAGAAGGCGCGGACTATCTATTTATGTCTCCCGACGAGTTCAAAAAGAAGGCCGCGCGCGGGGAATTCGCCGAATGGGCGGAAGTGCACGGGAATTTTTACGGCACCCCGAAGTCCGAAATAGAGCGGATACTCGACAGCGGCAAGAGCGTCCTCCTCGACCTCGACGTGCAGGGCGCGATGAAAATCCGCGACGGCTACCCGGATGCGAAACTCATCTACATACTCCCGCCCTCGTTCGAGGTACTGGAGCGCCGCCTTTATGGGCGGAACACCGACGATGACGAAACCCGTCACATAAGGATGCAGAACGCCGTCTCGGAAATGAAATATGTCTCGAAATACCATATCCGCATCGTAAACGACGATTTCGATAAGGCCTTAGCCCAACTGAGCGAAGCGGTGGGAAAACTGATCGCGGGAGACGAATCTTGGATCGAATATCTATAATCCTTCTCATTCTATTTTCACTTCTATCCTGCGGCGCCCAAGAGCGTTACGAATACCGGCAGTTCCTGATGGATACCGTATTCGAGGTGATTATCTATACGGACAAACCGAAGAGCGAGGCCGACAGCGCGGTGAACGGGATGTTCGCGATGCTCGGCGCGATGGAGTTGAAGTACAGCATCGCGATATCCAATTCGAGCATCGCAACACTGAACCGGGAAAAGGCAATCGACGCCGACCCCGAAATGATGCGGGTATTCTCGAACACCCTCGCGATGAGCGAATGGACATCGGGCGCGTTCGACCCGACAATCTATCCGGTCGTCAAACTATGGGGATTTTACTCCGGCGAGCATCATATTCCGGCTCCCGGCGCGGTAAAGTTCGCGCTGAAACCGGTCGGGTATAAAAAAATCGCACTGCTGGGGGAAAAGATCGCACTCCCGGCAGATACATTCGTCGACCTCGGCGGGATACTCAAGGGATACGCGGTCGACCGGGGCGTGGATTTCCTGAAAAACGCGGGCATACTGAACGGGATTGTCAACGCCGGGGGGAATCTCAAAGTATTCGGCGCGAAGCCGGACAAGACGCCGTGGGCGATCGGGATACGTCACCCGCGCAAGGAAGGGGAGATTATCGCGGTGATCTATACTATCCCCGGTAAGGAGATTTCTGTCGCGACCTCGGGGGACTACGAACGGTACTTTATCGAGGACGGGGTGCGTTACCATCACATCATGTCGCCGTTCACGGGATACCCGGTACGAAACGGGGTTGTCAGCGTGAGCGTGCTCGACCCCAGCGCGATGCTGACCGACGGGCTATCCACCTCGATATTCGTGATGGGGCTGCGGGATGGGATGGAGTTCGCGGAAAAGAACGCGCTGCCGGTGATGATTATTATCGAGACGAACGGGCAGTTGATAGAGTTCAAGTCTGCTAAGTGGAAAGATTTGGAAGCAGAATGCCCAGCGGGTGAGATCGAATAACTCTTGTGCAGCAGTGATTTGATGACGAAGTGTTTTTATCATTACTGCCTTCACCGTAGCTAGATAGTCGAGGCGTCATGGTGAGCCGGTCGAACCATAGCTGAAGGAATTTATTTATAATGCGTTGTTTATATAGACTGCTTCACCCCGCGCATCAAAAAAGTATGCATCGCGGGGTATCGCAGTGACATCACGGGCTATTTGTTTCTATGATTAAATCGTTTTATATAGTCCCGCTCTTTGACGTCCATGTCATCACGGGACTTCTCCATCCATGGGGTCGCAGTGCGTTAGCGGGAGGCGATCTTTTCCAGCGCGACGATGAGGGAACGGACAGTTTCCTCGCGGTGACGAAGGTTTTGCGCAGCGAGTTCCGCCTTCACGGGATTTTTTATCTCCTGCTTCAGCTTATCGATATTGGACTGGAAATAATCCGCGAGGCGTTCGAGGATTTTCACAAGCCACGGGAATTTTTCGAGTATCAGGTTCTGTACGCCGACTTCCTTAGACTGCTCCGCCTCGCGATAGCGTTCGAGGATGTCGCCGAGTTCCTGCGACGTATCGATCCAATCGTCAAGCGAGGTGCCCGCCCTGCTTTTAAAATTCATTTTCTCACGCATCCTCTTCAATGACCCGAGCTCGTTAAATTCGCGGTTCAGGTCGAATAACTGTTTCTCGAGCTCGCGGGTGAGCGTGAGAGCCTCGTCGGGAGTCCCGTCGATCTTCGCCGATTTGGAGGCTTTTTCCGCCTTCGGCTTGGTCTCGGGAACCGCCGTCAACTGGCTGTCGACAGTGATAATCCCCGCCTTGTCGAGGGGATGGAACGGGTCGGCGATATGCGCGTGATAATCCAGATGATTGACAATCGTGTAAATCAGCCCGGCGGCGCACTCGGCGGACGGGACAAGGTTCTTATAGCCGGGATTTTTCAGGTGCGCGATATATTGCTCGTAGGACATATCGTATGCGGATGCAAGTTTCTGGCAGAGGTCGGTGCATCCGGGGGTATCGGTGAACCCGGGCGCGAACGCGTAGATAGAGACGCCCGACTTTTCGCCGGTCTCCTCGGCGAGCGAGAGGGTAAACGCGCGTACCGCGGCGGACGCCGCCGCGTAGGACGCAGCATACGGCATAATATCCGATGAGATCATATTAACGATCACGCCCTCCTTACGCAGGAGCATCGACGGGAGAAACATCCGGGTCATCAGTACGGTGCCCCGGAGATTGTTGCGGTAAACATCGTCGAATTTATCGATGGATTGTTCCATGAACGATCCGAACGGTATGATAGCGGCGTTATTGACCAGGATATCGACACGCCCCGATGTCAGCAGGATGCTCTCCGCGAGTTCCTTCACGCTGTCGGAATCGGAAATATCGGTCTGTATATAGAGGGCGTCGCCGCCTTTGGTGATAATATCCTTCTGTACTTTGAGTCCGGCATCGGAAATGTCTGCGATAACCACCTTAGCGCCGAGAAGCCCTAAACCCCGCGCCGTGTCCGCGCCGAGTCCCTGACCCGCGCCTGTTACTATCGCAATTTTATCTTTTAATATCCCTTTCTTTAAGCGTAATTTTTTAAGGTTCTTCAGCATGTGTTTCTCCGGTAATAGATGAAGTTCATATATTTATCGGAAGATTGCCGTCATTTTTAAAGGACTATGTTTAAACCCTATCTTGCGAGAACATCTTTGATTTTTAGAATCAAATCGGATTGCGAGAAGGGTTTTTGCAGAAATCCCGCGAGATACATTCCTTCGAATTTTACAGCGGCCTCCTGCTCGGAAAAACCGCTGATCAGGATAACGGGGATATCGGGGCTGATTTTACGGATTTCGCGTAAGGTGGCAACACCGTCCATTTTCGGCATAGTCATATCGAGAAGAATGAGTCTGATAGAATCGCGGTCTTTTATGAATAATTCAACACCGGCTTCACCGTTGTCCGCGAGTAATGCGGTAAATCCATAACGGGATAATATATTGGACGCCGTATTCCTGACGAAAAACTCGTCGTCGACTATCAGAATCGTTCCGGCATCGGAAATATCGGATGGGGGTGTTTGCGCTTTTATTAAGGGCTTTTCAGGGTTGACGGATAGTTTTGCTGGAAAAAGAACCCGGAAGTTGGTACCGACGCCGGGTTTACTGTTTATTTTTATCGCGCCCTGATGGCCCCGGACAATCCCCAAGATGGCGGCCAGACCCAGGCCGCGCCCGGTAAACTTCGTGCTGAAGAACGGATCGAATATTTTATCTATTGTTGCCTGATCCATCCCAACTCCGGTATCGGCAACCTCAAAATATACATATTCCTTTTCGGTAAGGTCAGGGTCAAGCCCCGGCCGGTGCGCGGGATTATCATAGTTCAGGAGGGCGCTATCGGCTCTGATTGAACCGCTGGAAACAGATATAGAACCATGCGTTTCTCCGATCGCATCCGCCGCGTTGGTAATCAGGTTCAGGATGATCTGGCGGATCTGGGTAGCGTCTCCTTGGATCAGCGGGATTTTACCGGAAAGATGGTAGAGGAGTTCGATGTTCTTCGGGACTGAGACGGATACAAGGTGGGACATCTCGTTTAACAAATCATTGATATAAATATCCTGAATAATAAAGCGTCCTTTTCCGGAATAAGCCAGCATCTGCTTGGCAAGATCGGCGGCACGCATAGAAGCCTTCTCGATTTCCTCTATATTGTAACGCGCCGGCGATAAGCTGGGGAGGTCCATCAATGCAAGGCTGGCATTTCCGAGTACGGCGGTCAGGAGATTATTAAAATCGTGTGCGATTCCACCGGCGAGAATGCCCAGGCTTTCTAGCTTTTGTGCGTGAAGAATCTGCCGTTCGAGATTGATCCGTTCATTCTCGGCATTTTTTCTTTCGGTAGTATCGAAGAATATTGATAGGCTTGCGATCACTTTACCTTCGTTATTATAAATAGGCGACCCGAAGACCTCGATCAGTATCGACGAACCGTCGGGATGCTTGATAATCATATCGTCGATATGACCGGAAATCCCTTTGAGGCCGAGAATGACCGGCATCTCCTCAGGGGGATATAACTCCCCGGTGGAACTTTTATAAGCGATACCCCTTCGATTGACAGTATCCTCCTTAATATCGGGCAGCATCTCCCTCCCGAAAAGTCTTACCGCTTCGGCGTTTTCGATCAGTGTTTTTCCGGTTTCCGCATCGATCATCATCACGCCCACCGGTAAATTTTCCAGAAGGGCGCCCATGACGCGGATCTGAAAATCGAGAGCTCCTTCGGTACGTTTCCGTTCCTCCATCTCGCGTTTCAGCTTTAAGTTCGCGATACCCTGCTCCGCAAGCATATTGACTATTTGCCGGTTAAATTCCATAAAGTTTTCAACTTCTTTTTTCGAATAACGGGGTACATCGTCGATGGCTTTTTTATATTTCCGCCAGTCAAATCCCAGACAATCGCCCTGCCGTTTAAAAAACTCATAATCGATATTATCGTCATCGTAAAAAAACTGTCCGATAAAAATAGTGCCTACGTGACGGTTTTCGATGATAATGGGAAGC of the Brevinematales bacterium genome contains:
- the plsX gene encoding phosphate acyltransferase PlsX, translated to MKIGVDLISGESDINELVHGCIDAVEESDDIEVVMIGKSEVYEPLLYQKKSFWGKPEKINRISILEASEIITMDDDPLRVIKQKKNASIVVGLQAHKRMEIDAFFSPGNTGAIVVAASLIMGRVRGIKKPALAAFLPNQIGKVNILLDVGASTECDIDDLIKFAIMGRIFYSEMEKVPNPKVALLNIGSESHKGTTIHKATYQRLNDMKINFVGNIEGHDLFSSEMDVIVCDGAVGNVALKVIEGVAKTITTLLKESIKSDPMASVALPLYGRALKQMSHKIDPEAHGGVPLLGVRGNVFIGHGKSGRGAIKAGIMAAAKAVRTDVLGKIHRDMEVYNHE
- a CDS encoding ketoacyl-ACP synthase III, whose product is MYAPEKVLSNVDLEKIVETNDDWITSRTGIKRRHIAADDETTSTMAAEAGRQAIENAGLKPEDIDLVLVASLSPDMMFPATACLVQDKLKLPNAGTVDVSAACSGFVYSFSMAAGLIGIGLYKNILVIGSEVMSRFIDWSDRNTCVLFGDGAGAVVLSAVPGDSPSEVIDIILGGDGSGGDQLTLPAGGSKNPATHETVDQKLHYLKMNGNGVFKVAVRSMTDITQELIDRNNVPVEKVKLVVPHQANFRINDAVRERLHMTEAQMFNNIFEYANTSGATIPIGIADAVQQGLLKRGDYVVMVAFGGGFTWGAVLLKW
- the fabG gene encoding 3-oxoacyl-[acyl-carrier-protein] reductase, whose protein sequence is MGRVESKNAIVTGAARGIGRAIALKLASEGANVVIIDVNLDQANETAKEIEKMGRKSIAMKVDVTSYDDVEKMIQTVAKEWGSVDILVNNAGITRDNLILRMTPEDFDLVININLKGVFNGIKAVFPVMMKQRAGKIINMASVIGQMGNVSQANYAASKAGVIALTKTAAKELAKRGVCVNAIAPGYIQTPMTDQLSDQVKDAIKAMIPLERLGQPEDVANMVLFLASSESDYVTGHTFNVDGGMVMA
- the fabF gene encoding beta-ketoacyl-ACP synthase II, with amino-acid sequence MSKRRVVITGMGTVNALGLSVQECWENLIAGKSGITNITNQDMGDSPCKYAGEIKNEKFIVENYIDRKKAGRMDRFTQFGYVAAKEAIEHSKLPEYTELDKENVGVLIGSGIGGIYCFCDNVLILDRQGHKRVSPLFIPKIITDITSGHVSIEYGYRGPNYSISSACASASHSIAVSYMHIINEDADVMVTGGSEAAMNPLGIAGFTQAQALSTHYYDNPAISSRPFDTGRDGFVMAEGAGVMVLEEYEHAKKRGATIYAEMLGYGMSGDANHITAPCPDGSGAALAIERALKRSGLKMTDIQLVNTHGTSTQLGDIAETTAVKRVFGDHAYKLKVNSTKSMTGHTLGAAGGIEAVAVVKMLETGIIHPTINLDNPDPECDLDYVPNKAIEYPVDYAISDSFGFGGHNVTVVFKKFRG
- the rnc gene encoding ribonuclease III, coding for MLLSYLKSFADNRALAPERKKQLKTLCKRLRIGIHSLTLLDRALTHSSYIDRASEQPETYERLEFLGDSVLNASVSYLLFNDHPRFMEGKLSAFRSSLVDETTLAEVGIRLGITEYINLGRGERLSDSRAKNKVTADVVESIIAVHFLEKGFEPTYRFVERIMREHIERRLTDGIRDYKTSLQKISMEVYKKYPVYRVIAEIGPDHNKTFKIEVEVNGDIKAIGHGRSKKTAEQDAAQKVLEVMDRMKIKADIE
- a CDS encoding YicC family protein — encoded protein: MRSMTGFASEMRSTEKYDIFIELKSVNSRYFEFKVKSSYYLNELEILIRNLIFEKLNRGKIDLFIKVVEKNADNYEVVVNKDLAKKYEDALVSMAKDLGIVAELAVRDFMNLEGIINLERVGDEEELEKIILTMLNNLIVRIVEMMYGEGKKTREDIENSLARINGSVEIIESLYPQSIEKYKENLRERIQELSANKIEDNRLMMEIEMVSSRTAINEEIVRLKSHLAQFHNIMTGKIHGDSKKLDFIGQEMNREANTIASKSSDYTIIENTIVIKGEIEKIREQLRNLV
- the gmk gene encoding guanylate kinase; amino-acid sequence: MSDARSGKVIVISGPSGVGKTSLYKKVLESVKDKLDFSISVTTRTPRADEKEGADYLFMSPDEFKKKAARGEFAEWAEVHGNFYGTPKSEIERILDSGKSVLLDLDVQGAMKIRDGYPDAKLIYILPPSFEVLERRLYGRNTDDDETRHIRMQNAVSEMKYVSKYHIRIVNDDFDKALAQLSEAVGKLIAGDESWIEYL
- a CDS encoding FAD:protein FMN transferase, with amino-acid sequence MDRISIILLILFSLLSCGAQERYEYRQFLMDTVFEVIIYTDKPKSEADSAVNGMFAMLGAMELKYSIAISNSSIATLNREKAIDADPEMMRVFSNTLAMSEWTSGAFDPTIYPVVKLWGFYSGEHHIPAPGAVKFALKPVGYKKIALLGEKIALPADTFVDLGGILKGYAVDRGVDFLKNAGILNGIVNAGGNLKVFGAKPDKTPWAIGIRHPRKEGEIIAVIYTIPGKEISVATSGDYERYFIEDGVRYHHIMSPFTGYPVRNGVVSVSVLDPSAMLTDGLSTSIFVMGLRDGMEFAEKNALPVMIIIETNGQLIEFKSAKWKDLEAECPAGEIE
- a CDS encoding SDR family NAD(P)-dependent oxidoreductase is translated as MLKNLKKLRLKKGILKDKIAIVTGAGQGLGADTARGLGLLGAKVVIADISDAGLKVQKDIITKGGDALYIQTDISDSDSVKELAESILLTSGRVDILVNNAAIIPFGSFMEQSIDKFDDVYRNNLRGTVLMTRMFLPSMLLRKEGVIVNMISSDIMPYAASYAAASAAVRAFTLSLAEETGEKSGVSIYAFAPGFTDTPGCTDLCQKLASAYDMSYEQYIAHLKNPGYKNLVPSAECAAGLIYTIVNHLDYHAHIADPFHPLDKAGIITVDSQLTAVPETKPKAEKASKSAKIDGTPDEALTLTRELEKQLFDLNREFNELGSLKRMREKMNFKSRAGTSLDDWIDTSQELGDILERYREAEQSKEVGVQNLILEKFPWLVKILERLADYFQSNIDKLKQEIKNPVKAELAAQNLRHREETVRSLIVALEKIASR
- a CDS encoding response regulator — protein: MGKKNAKSNHLASLLEELRKTVADDHTHESQEFTLSDIVNIPALQKIMELRNLPIAILDNDNRILVAAAWQDVCVKFHRVHPNSAKRCQISDDYVKNNLNPDQFVSYHCANGMWDIALPIIIENRHVGTIFIGQFFYDDDNIDYEFFKRQGDCLGFDWRKYKKAIDDVPRYSKKEVENFMEFNRQIVNMLAEQGIANLKLKREMEERKRTEGALDFQIRVMGALLENLPVGVMMIDAETGKTLIENAEAVRLFGREMLPDIKEDTVNRRGIAYKSSTGELYPPEEMPVILGLKGISGHIDDMIIKHPDGSSILIEVFGSPIYNNEGKVIASLSIFFDTTERKNAENERINLERQILHAQKLESLGILAGGIAHDFNNLLTAVLGNASLALMDLPSLSPARYNIEEIEKASMRAADLAKQMLAYSGKGRFIIQDIYINDLLNEMSHLVSVSVPKNIELLYHLSGKIPLIQGDATQIRQIILNLITNAADAIGETHGSISVSSGSIRADSALLNYDNPAHRPGLDPDLTEKEYVYFEVADTGVGMDQATIDKIFDPFFSTKFTGRGLGLAAILGIVRGHQGAIKINSKPGVGTNFRVLFPAKLSVNPEKPLIKAQTPPSDISDAGTILIVDDEFFVRNTASNILSRYGFTALLADNGEAGVELFIKDRDSIRLILLDMTMPKMDGVATLREIRKISPDIPVILISGFSEQEAAVKFEGMYLAGFLQKPFSQSDLILKIKDVLAR